The proteins below are encoded in one region of Triticum aestivum cultivar Chinese Spring chromosome 1B, IWGSC CS RefSeq v2.1, whole genome shotgun sequence:
- the LOC123135487 gene encoding protein OCTOPUS has translation MTLQMEPPRPPPLKSVSTSCDLHPEETFTGFCTACLRERLAGLEASDAVAAAPGRKSTSAIRSLFSRPFAAAAGGAAPSSSGAAPPDLRRCKSFSCGGRGGDALAAAVAAGADEPQRWSCDVRGRSTLWALFHQDDRERVRDGTAFGAFPASSSAAAAALPAEFQQLPPARPCVPEILEDEIVMAESSDEITPVVEPVSVVGTSGEMETEAYGTGEVKAMKDHIDIESSQPKKPPPMDLKEIAGSFRLAASVFSKKWHKWRRKQKLKKEEAAGSKAAAAAMPPSEKPSKPSFLRRSRLRGEAGSEFAGGRRSCDTDPRFSVDAGRMSVDDVGLSWDGPRASWDGYLFGAGAGIGLGRAPPPLSRLPPILSALEDSPAGVVERSDGQIPVEDDSQLEPDGDANTPGGSAQTRDYYMDTSSRRRRSLERSSSVLRRSFEVPDPKPVPAAAAITNATVPPLTGSSEFYHFHHAEDLLDQRFSSNSLIEDFPVTLDAAFPGPAKKPRRLGKAWSLWGFIHRRATGRRNDPSDAADRAFSEPWPELRVRGYSNAGMQRCNSNASARSSFSSNSAGLGSSRRCFVDGNGHGHGSVKRRQEDQCMLERNRSARYSPGHHADNGMLRFYLTPLRSASGRRGTTGLPANGGRHLRSQSLARSMLRLY, from the coding sequence ATGACGCTGCAGATggagccgccgcggccgccgccgctgaAGTCCGTGTCGACGAGCTGCGACCTGCACCCGGAGGAGACCTTCACCGGCTTCTGCACCGCCTGCCTCCGCGAGCGCCTGGCCGGCCTCGAGGCCTCCGACGCCGTGGCCGCCGCGCCGGGCCGCAAGTCCACCTCCGCCATCCGCTCCCTCTTCTCCAGgcctttcgccgccgccgccggcggcgcggcgccgtcgagctccggcgccgccccgccggacctTCGCCGCTGCAAGTCCTTCTCGTGCGGCGGGCGCGGGGGCGACGCGCTCGCCGCGGCCGTCGCCGCCGGCGCGGACGAGCCGCAGCGCTGGTCGTGCGACGTGCGCGGGCGCAGCACGCTCTGGGCGCTGTTCCACCAGGACGACCGCGAGCGCGTCCGCGACGGCACGGCCTTCGGCGCGTTCCCCGCCTCGTCCTCTGCCGCGGCCGCGGCGCTCCCCGCCGAATTCCAGCAGCTGCCACCGGCTCGACCGTGCGTCCCAGAGATCTTGGAGGACGAGATCGTTATGGCAGAGAGCTCTGACGAGATAACTCCGGTGGTGGAGCCCGTCTCGGTTGTGGGCACATCGGGAGAGATGGAGACCGAAGCTTATGGGACCGGGGAGGTCAAGGCCATGAAGGATCACATAGATATCGAATCTTCGCAGCCCAAGAAGCCGCCGCCCATGGATCTGAAGGAGATCGCCGGGAGCTTCCGGCTCGCTGCCTCGGTCTTCAGCAAGAAGTGGCACAAGTGGAGGCGCAAGCAGAAGCTcaagaaggaggaggcagccggcagCAAGGCAGCGGCCGCGGCAATGCCGCCGTCGGAGAAGCCATCCAAGCCCTCGTTCCTTCGGCGGAGCCGCCTTCGTGGGGAAGCAGGCTCGGAGTTCGCCGGAGGCCGCCGTTCGTGCGACACGGACCCAAGATTCTCCGTTGATGCGGGCCGCATGTCCGTCGACGATGTAGGCCTATCCTGGGACGGGCCCCGCGCGTCCTGGGACGGCTACCtcttcggcgccggcgccggcattGGCCTTGGCCGAGCGCCTCCGCCGCTGTCACGGCTCCCGCCCATCCTCTCCGCACTCGAGGACTCACCTGCCGGCGTTGTGGAACGCTCCGATGGCCAAATTCCTGTGGAAGATGATTCGCAGCTCGAGCCCGACGGCGACGCCAACACCCCTGGCGGCTCGGCGCAGACGCGAGACTACTACATGGACACGTCGAGCAGGAGGCGCCGGAGCCTGGAGCGGTCAAGCTCCGTGCTGAGAAGGTCGTTCGAAGTGCCCGACCCAAAGCCAGTTCCTGCAGCGGCCGCCATCACCAATGCCACGGTGCCCCCACTGACCGGCAGCTCAGAGTTCTACCACTTCCACCATGCCGAAGACCTGCTCGACCAACGGTTCAGCTCCAACTCTCTCATCGAAGACTTCCCCGTGACCCTGGACGCCGCGTTCCCGGGCCCCGCCAAGAAGCCTCGGCGTCTCGGCAAGGCGTGGAGCCTCTGGGGCTTCATACACCGCAGGGCCACGGGCCGCCGGAACGACCCGTCCGACGCCGCGGACCGGGCGTTCTCGGAGCCGTGGCCGGAGCTGCGCGTCCGCGGGTACAGCAACGCCGGGATGCAGAGGTGCAACAGCAACGCCAGCGCGCGCAGCTCGTTCAGCAGCAACAGCGCCGGCCTGGGCAGCTCGCGGCGCTGCTTCGTCGACGGCAACGGCCACGGGCACGGCAGCGTCAAGCGGCGACAAGAAGATCAGTGCATGCTGGAGCGGA